One genomic window of Camelina sativa cultivar DH55 chromosome 5, Cs, whole genome shotgun sequence includes the following:
- the LOC104787295 gene encoding uncharacterized protein LOC104787295, protein MGVSGTSDSQAVRDLEGYSHKGDGVASMAMDFVVETDDLLEDGEFDDNAKGDLKAVQEEVASPVQGTELHTGQGTELQAGQETELQGESDSGPQGDGNEQKMMGKQGKTTMGGKPSDGGRLGKKGMGALPKLPART, encoded by the exons ATGGGGGTTTCCGGAACTAGTGATTCACAAGCAGTTAGGGACCTGGAGGGATATTCTCATAAGGGTGATGGGGTGGCTTCTATggctatggattttgtggtagaaACTGATGATCTGCTTGAGGATGGTGAGTTTGATGATAATGCCAAGGGTGATCTCAAGGCTGTCCAAGAAGAGGTTGCTTCCCCAGTACAGGGTACAGAGTTACATACTGGTCAAGGGACTGAGTTACAAGCTGGTCAGGAGACTGAACTTCAGGGTGAATCCGATAGTGGTCCGCAAG GTGATGGGAACGAACAAAAGATGATGGGGAAACAGGGTAAGACTACAATGGGCGGTAAACCTTCGGATGGTGGTCGTCTAGGCAAGAAAGGGATGGGGGCTCTCCCGAAACTGCCGGCTAGAACGTGA
- the LOC104787296 gene encoding eIF-2-alpha kinase activator GCN1-like isoform X2, producing MLNAVQELASAPEGKYIGCLSTTVCSFLIACYKDEGNEDVKLSILSAVASWASRSSDAIQPNLVSFIATGLKEKETLRRGHLRCLRIICRNPDTISQISALLSPLIQLVKTGFTKAVQRLDGIYALLTVSKIAACDIKAEDTMVKEKLWTLVSLNEPSLVQISLASKLSSEDCVVCVELLEVLLVEHSSRVLEAFSLKSLSKLLLFLLCHPNWNVRKTAYNSVTKIFLASSQLATTLLDEFSDFLSITGDQIFSPRTSDAENPADHQAPFVPSVEVLVKALIVISSAAVTGPPSSWIVRGIFCSHHPSIVGTAKRDAVWKRLQKCLKTCGFDVATFLSTNGGSVCKSLLGPMGLMSPKIPEQQAAVSSLSTLMSLAPEDTFTVFKMHLQELPDRLSHDMLSVTDINIFHTPEGMLLSEQGIYVAETIGAKYTKQEPSSNHSLKKGLASRDAANSGRRDTSKLTKKVDKGKTAKEEARELMLKEEASTRENVHRIQKSLSLVLHALGEMGLANPVFCHSQLPFLATFLDPLLRSPIVSATAFENLMKLARCTVQPLRNWALEISTALRLIAIDEVDTSSDFRPSVDKAGKTDEGLFERIINGLSISCKSGPLPVDTFTFIFPILERILLSSKRTKLHDDVLHILCMHLDPMLPLPRLRMISVLYHLLGVVPAYQASVGPALNELCLGLQADDVANALYGVYSKDVHVRMACLNAVKCIPAVSKCSLPQNVDIATNIWIALHDPEKSVAEAADDIWSRYGYDLGIDYSGIFKALSHTNLNVRLATAEALADALHESPASIQLSLSTLFSLYIRDATSGEDVFDAGWIGRQGIALALQSAADVVTAKDLPAVMTFLISRALADPNTDVRGRMINAGIMIIDKHGKENVSLLFPIFENYLNKEASDEKEYDLVREGVVIFTGALAKHLAKGDPKVHTVVEKLLEVLNTPSESVQRAVSTCLSPLVLSKQEDAPALFSRLLDKLMKSDKYGERRGAAFGLAGVITGFGISSLKKYGLIVTLQEALIDRNSAKRREGALLAFECLCEKLGKLFEPYVIKMLPLLLVLFSDQVGVVREAAECAARAMMSQLSAYGVKLVLPSLLKGLEDKAWRTKQSSVQLLGAMAFCAPQQLSQCLPRVVPKLTEVLTDTHPKVQSAGQLALQQVGSVIKNPEISSLVPTLLLALTDPNEYTRHSLDILLQTTFVNSVDAPSLALLVPIVHRGLRERSSETKKKASQIVGNMCSLVTEPKDMIPYIGLLLPEVKKVLVDPIPEVRSVAARAVGSLIRGMGEDNFPDLVPWLFETLKSDTSNVERSGAAQGLSEVLAALGTDYFENLLPDLIRHCSHQKASVRDGYLTLFKFLPRSLGAQFQKYLQLVLPAILDGLADENESVRDAALGAGHVLVEHHATTSLPLLLPAVEDGIFNDNWRIRQSSVELLGDLLFKVAGTSGKALLEGGSDDEGASTEAQGRAIIDILGMDKRNEVLAALYMVRTDVSLSVRQAALHVWKTIVANTPKTLKEIMPILMSTLISSLASPSSERRQVAGRSLGELVRKLGERVLPLIIPILSKGLKDPDVDKRQGVCIGLNEVMASAGRSQLLSFMDQLIPTIRTALCDSALEVRESAGLAFSTLYKSAGLQAMDEIIPTLLEALEDDEMSTTALDGLKQIISVRTSAVLPHILPKLVHLPLSALNAHALGALAEVAGAGFNTHLGTILPALLSAMGDENKEVHSLAQEAAERVVLVIDEEGVETLLSELLKGVSDIQASIRRSSAYLIGYFFKSSKLYLIDEAPNMISTLIVMLSDSDSTTVAVSWEALARVIGSVPKEVLPSYIKLVRDAVSTARDKERRKRKGGYVVIPGLCLPKSLKPLLPVFLQGLISGSAELREQAALGLGELIEVTSEQALKEFVIPITGPLIRIIGDRFPWQVKSAILATLIILIQRGGMALKPFLPQLQTTFVKCLQDSSRTIRSSAALALGKLSALSTRIDPLVGDLMTSFQAADSGVREAILFAMRGVIKHAGKSIGPAVRLRIFDLLKDLMHHEDDQVRISATTMLGVLSQYLEAAQLSVLLQEVRDLSASQNWCARHGSVLCISSLLKHNPSTIMTSSLFSSMLNSLKSSLKDEKFPLRESSTKALGRLLLHQLAIDPSNTKVVIDVLSSIISALHDDSSEVRRRALSSLKAFAKDNPSATIANVSVIGPPLAECLRDGNTPVRLAAERCALHVFQLTKGAENVQAAQKYITGLDARRLSKFPEQSDDSESDDDNAIG from the exons ATGCTGAATGCAGTGCAAGAACTTGCAAGTGCTCCTGAAGGAAAGTATATTGGTTGTTTGTCGACGACAGTATGCAGCTTTCTCATAGCCTGCTACAAGGATGAAG GAAATGAAGACGTAAAACTTTCAATCTTGTCTGCCGTTGCTTCCTGGGCATCACGATCTTCTGATGCTATCCAACCAAACTTAGTTTCTTTTATTGCTACCGGCCTCAAGGAGAAAGAAACTCTAAGGAGGGGGCATCTCCGCTGTCTACGAATCATATGCAGAAATCCTGATACTATATCACAG ATATCAGCCTTGCTATCCCCTTTAATTCAACTTGTAAAGACAGGATTTACAAAGGCAGTACAACGTCTAGATGGGATATATGCTCTATTGACCGTTTCCAAAATTGCTGCCTGTGACATCAAAGCAG AGGATACTATGGTGAAGGAGAAATTATGGACTTTGGTATCTCTAAATGAGCCTTCACTTGTGCAAATTAGTTTG GCCTCAAAACTTTCGAGTGAAGATTGTGTAGTATGTGTTGAGCTTCTTGAGGTTCTCCTCGTGGAACATTCCTCCAG GGTTTTGGAAGCATTTTCACTGAAATCACTATCAAAG TTGCTTCTATTTCTACTCTGCCATCCAAACTGGAATGTTCGTAAAACAGCTTACAATTCTGTTACAAAGATCTTTCTCGCAAGTTCACAGCTAGCCACTACTCTTTTAGACGAGTTCTCGGACTTTCTTTCCATAACTGGGGACCAAATCTTTTCTCCTAGAACCAG TGACGCAGAAAATCCTGCGGATCATCAAGCTCCTTTCGTTCCTTCTGTAGAGGTGTTAGTGAAGGCTTTGATTGTCATATCATCGGCAGCAGTTACTGGACCTCCAAGCTCATGGATTGTTCGTGGCATATTTTGCTCGCACCATCCAAGCATAGTTGGGACTGCAAAAAGAGACGCTGTTTGGAAG AGATTACAAAAGTGTCTCAAAACTTGTGGTTTTGATGTTGCTACTTTTTTGTCTACCAATGGAGGAAGTGTTTGCAAG AGTCTACTTGGACCGATGGGTTTAATGAGTCCTAAAATTCCCGAGCAGCAAGCGGCAGTATCTTCCTTGTCCACATTAATGTCTCTGGCGCCAGAGGATACATTTACAGTGTTTAAgatg caTCTGCAAGAACTTCCAGATCGACTCTCTCATGATATGCTCTCAGTGACCGACATCAAT ATATTCCATACACCTGAGGGGATGCTTTTAAGTGAGCAAGGTATATATGTTGCTGAGACGATTGGTGCCAAGTACACAAAGCAGGAGCCG AGTTCTAATCATTCTCTAAAGAAAGGATTGGCTAGTAGAGACGCTGCAAATTCAGGCAGAAGGGACACTTCAAAGTTGACCAAGAAAGTTG ACAAAGGAAAAACTGCAAAGGAAGAAGCACGGGAACTGATGCTCAAAGAGGAGGCCTCAACACGGGAAAATGTTCACAGGATACAAAAAAGTCTTTCGTTGGTACTCCATGCTCTTGGGGAGATGGGTCTTGCTAATCCTGTGTTTTGTCACAGCCAGTTACCGTTTTTG GCTACCTTTTTGGATCCATTGCTGCGATCACCTATCGTAAGTGCTACAGCTTTTGAAAACTTGATGAAGCTTGCAAGGTGTACAGTTCAGCCACTGCGTAATTGGGCTCTAGAAATTTCAACTGCTCTGCGGTTGATCGCGATTGATGAAGTCGATACTTCATCTGATTTTCGTCCATCAGTTGACAAGGCTGGGAAAACAGATGAGGGTCTTTTTGAGAGGATTATAAACGGGTTATCCATATCTTGTAAATCCGGACCACTTCCTGTAGATACCTTCACATTTATTTTCCCG ATACTGGAGCGAATTTTACTGTCATCAAAGCGGACAAAACTTCATGATGATGTGCTTCATATTCTGTGCATGCATCTAGATCCGATGCTGCCACTTCCAAGACTCCGGATGATATCA GTTCTTTATCATCTGCTAGGTGTTGTTCCCGCATATCAAGCATCAGTTGGACCTGCACTTAATGAATTGTGTCTTGGATTGCAAGCAGATGATGTCGcaaat gcACTCTACGGAGTATATTCAAAAGACGTTCATGTCAGAATGGCCTGCTTAAACGCAGTAAAGTGCATTCCAGCTGTTTCCAAATGCTCCCTTCCTCAGAATGTTGATATAGCAACAAACATTTGGATAGCTTTACATGACCCTGAAAAG TCAGTAGCAGAAGCAGCAGATGATATATGGTCCCGTTATGGATATGATCTGGGGATTGATTATTCAGGAATTTTTAAAGCACTTTCTCATACAAATCTCAATGTCCGATTAGCTACAGCAGAAGCATTGGCTGATGCTCTTCATGAAAGCCCGGCATCAATCCAG CTATCTCTTTCAACTTTATTTTCTCTGTACATCCGTGATGCTACGTCTGGTGAGGATGTCTTTGATGCTGGTTGGATAGGAAGGCAAGGAATAGCCTTAGCACTGCAATCTGCTGCCGATGTAGTGACAGCAAAGGACCTTCCTGCTGTTATGACATTTTTAATATCCCGTGCACTG GCTGATCCCAACACAGATGTTCGTGGAAGGATGATCAATGCTGGTATCATGATTATTGATAAGCATGGCAAAGAAAACGTTTCATTGTTGTTCCCCATCTTTGagaattatttaaataaagag GCATCGGATGAAAAGGAATATGACCTTGTTCGTGAGGGTGTTGTTATATTCACTGGAGCACTGGCAAAGCACCTAGCAAAA GGTGATCCAAAAGTCCACACTGTTGTGGAAAAGCTGTTGGAGGTGTTGAATACACCATCGGAATCTGTGCAACGTGCAGTCTCAACATGCCTTTCTCCACTTGTGCTATCAAAGCAG GAGGATGCCCCTGCCCTTTTTTCAAGGCTCTTGGATAAGCTAATGAAGAGTGATAAATATGGTGAGCGTAGAGGGGCAGCTTTTGGTCTTGCGGGAGTAATTACGGGTTTTGGAATTTCTAGCTTGAAGAAATATGGTCTTATAGTCACCTTGCAAGAGGCACTTATTGACAG AAATTCTGCGAAACGGCGTGAAGGAGCACTTCTTGCATTTGAATGTCTCTGCGAGAAGCTTGGAAAATTATTTGAACC GTATGTGATAAAGATGTTACCCTTACTTCTGGTGTTGTTCTCTGACCAAGTTGGAGTAGTTCGTGAAGCAGCAGAATGTGCTGCTCGAGCTATGATGTCTCAACTATCTGCATATGGTGTGAAACTTGTCCTTCCTTCTCTGCTCAAG GGCCTTGAAGATAAAGCATGGAGAACAAAGCAGAGCAGTGTACAGCTTCTCGGTGCTATGGCGTTTTGTGCTCCTCAGCAACTTTCTCAATGCCTTCCTAGGGTTGTTCCAAAACTCACAGAG GTTTTGACGGATACACATCCAAAAGTCCAGTCAGCTGGGCAGTTAGCACTTCAGCAG GTTGGAAGTGTCATAAAGAACCCAGAGATATCCTCTCTTGTCCCTACTCTTCTGTTGGCCTTAACAGATCCCAATGAGTACACACGACATTCTCTTGACATCCTTctccaa ACAACATTTGTTAATTCTGTTGATGCCCCGTCGCTTGCATTATTGGTACCAATAGTGCATAGAGGATTGAGGGAAAGAAGttctgaaacaaaaaagaaagcttCTCAGATTGTCGGCAATATGTGTTCTTTGGTGACAGAACCAAAGGATATGATTCCTTACATAGGATTGCTCCTTCCTGAGGTTAAAAAG GTTCTTGTGGATCCAATTCCCGAGGTACGTTCTGTGGCAGCAAGGGCTGTTGGATCACTTATTAGAGGAATGGGAGAGGATAATTTCCCAGATCTTGTTCCATGGCTGTTTGAAACTCTAAAATCTGATACAAGCAATGTTGAAAGGTCTGGAGCTGCTCAGGGATTAAGTGAG GTTTTAGCAGCTCTTGGGACAGATTACTTTGAGAATCTACTTCCTGATCTCATTCGTCATTGTTCTCATCAAAAAGCATCAGTCCGAGATGGATACCTTACGCTTTTTAAG TTCTTACCAAGATCCCTGGGTGCTCAATTCCAGAAGTACTTGCAGCTTGTTTTACCGGCCATTTTGGATG GTCTTGCCGATGAGAATGAATCTGTTCGTGATGCAGCCCTTGGGGCTGGCCATGTACTGGTGGAGCACCATGCAACAAC GTctctgcctcttcttcttccagctGTGGAGGATGGTATTTTCAATGATAATTGGCGTATCCGTCAAAGTTCTGTCGAACTACTTGGGGATCTATTGTTCAAG GTTGCTGGTACATCGGGTAAAGCTCTGCTGGAGGGTGGAAGTGATGATGAAGGTGCAAGTACTGAAGCCCAGGGTCGTgcaattattgatattttaggGATGGACAAGCGTAATGAAGTTCTTGCTGCGTTATATATGGTCCGGACTGATGTTAGTTTGTCTGTTCGTCAG GCGGCACTACATGTATGGAAAACCATTGTAGCAAATACACCAAAGACTTTGAAGGAAATAATGCCAATTTTGATGAGTACCTTAATTTCTTCTTTGGCATCACCATCCTCCGAGAGGCGCCAG GTAGCAGGGAGGTCACTTGGAGAGTTGGTTAGGAAGCTTGGTGAAAGGGTGCTTCCTCTTATCATTCCGATTTTATCTAAGGGACTGAAAGATCCAGATGTTGACAAAAGACAA GGTGTATGCATTGGCCTGAATGAAGTGATGGCCAGTGCTGGGAGGAGTCAGTTGCTAAGTTTCATGGATCAGCTCATTCCCACAATTCGGACGGCACTTTGTGATAG TGCTCTTGAGGTTCGTGAATCTGCTGGACTAGCATTCAGCACTCTGTATAAG AGCGCTGGATTGCAAGCAATGGATGAGATTATCCCAACTCTTCTGGAAGCGTTAGAGGATGATGAAATGTCTACTACTGCACTGGATGGCCTTAAACAAATTATAAG TGTTAGGACATCAGCTGTTCTTCCACACATCTTGCCCAAGCTTGTCCACCTTCCTCTCTC TGCCTTAAATGCACATGCTTTGGGAGCTTTAGCTGAGGTTGCTGGTGCTGGTTTTAACACTCATCTTGGGACCATACTTCCTGCTTTGCTCTCTGCAATGGGAGAtgaaaacaag GAAGTCCATTCATTGGCTCAAGAGGCTGCAGAGAGAGTGGTGCTGGTGATAGATGAAGAAGGAGTTGAGACTCTATTATCAGAACTTCTCAAAGGAGTGTCTGATATTCAG gctTCAATTAGAAGAAGTTCTGCCTATCTGATTGGTTACTTCTTCAAGAGTAGCAAGCTTTACTTGATTGATGAAGCTCCAAACATGATATCCACCCTGATTGTTATGCTCAGTGATTCTGATTCAACAACTGTTGCG GTTTCCTGGGAAGCTTTGGCTAGGGTTATTGGTTCAGTTCCAAAGGAAGTACTTCCTTCATATATAAAACTTGTACGTGATGCTGTATCTACCGCTAGGGACAAAGAGCGCAGGAAGCGGAAG GGAggatatgttgttattcctggTCTATGCCTCCCTAAATCCCTTAAGCCATTACTTCCAGTATTTCTACAG GGTTTAATTAGTGGATCCGCCGAGTTAAGAGAGCAAGCTGCACTTGGTCTTGGTGAGCTTATTGAAGTTACTAGTGAGCAAGCATTGAAGGAGTTCGTCATACCTATAACAGG GCCACTTATTCGAATCATAGGAGACCGGTTTCCGTGGCAGGTCAAAAGCGCTATTTTGGCTACATTAATCATCCTTATACAAAGGGGTGGGATGGCGCTTAAGCCATTTCTCCCTCAACTTCAAACAACATTTGTCAAGTGTTTGCAAGATTCTTCAAG GACCATCCGTTCTAGTGCTGCGCTTGCCCTGGGAAAGCTTAGTGCATTAAGCACGAGGATTGACCCATTAGTTGGTGACTTGATGACAAGTTTCCAG GCCGCAGATTCTGGGGTACGGGAGGCTATCCTCTTTGCTATGAGAGGTGTAATTAAGCATGCTGGGAAGAGCATTGGGCCAGCTGTCAGATTACGCATTTTTGATCTCCTAAAGGATTTAATGCACCATGAAGATGACCAAGTTCGAATTTCTGCCACAACCATGCTGGGTGTTTTATCACAG TACTTGGAAGCTGCACAACTCAGTGTTCTGCTTCAGGAAGTCAGAGATTTATCTGCTTCACAAAATTGGTGTGCTAGGCATGGCTCAGTTCTCTGTATTTCATCCTTGCTGAAGCACAATCCTTCAACCATTATGACATCGTCACTCTTTTCCTCTATGTTAAATTCTCTTAAGAGCTCTCTGAAGGATGAGAAG TTTCCATTGCGCGAAAGCTCGACAAAGGCTTTGGGAAGGCTTTTGCTACATCAACTTGCAATAGATCCTTCCAACACAAAAGTGGTTATCGATGTCCTTTCATCCATTATTTCAGCTTTGCATGATGATTCTAGTGAGGTTCGAAGAAGAGCACTCTCTTCACTGAAAGCTTTTGCAAAA GATAACCCATCAGCAACCATTGCAAATGTAAGTGTTATTGGGCCTCCTCTTGCTGAATGTTTGAGGGATGGGAACACACCAGTGAGACTTGCTGCAGAAAGATGTGCTTTGCATGTGTTCCAATTAACAAAGG GCGCAGAAAATGTTCAAGCAgctcaaaaatatataacaggATTGGATGCCCGACGGTTATCCAAGTTTCCTGAACAAAG CGACGACAGCgaaagtgatgatgataatgCAATTGGGTAG
- the LOC104787294 gene encoding uncharacterized protein LOC104787294, giving the protein MAQLASNKSKASLVRTDTVTISNSVLAQRIQQFSMTLIGRLMNPVRQIMESLVANFPKIWKLEEKVVGADLGQGVFQFNFDDEEDIPSILQNRPYHFDGWMVSLERWEPIISSSYPSAINFWVKVTGIPMHLWEVATLEAIGKKIGKIQEVDEEAGSLCVFVNGFNPLIFKMVVPLSTGDEIVVSLEYEKLVGVCDHCSRMTHDSKVCPEVHKVGTGHGTDEQSDKRGGSKSCIITLGAGKSLGSMLREL; this is encoded by the coding sequence ATGGCTCAATTAGCGTCCAACAAGAGTAAAGCTTCCCTGGTTCGTACCGACACAGTGACGATCTCCAATTCGGTGTTGGCTCAGAGAATTCAGCAGTTTTCAATGACCCTCATTGGCAGGTTAATGAATCCGGTTCGTCAGATTATGGAGTCCTTGGTAgctaattttccaaaaatttggaAACTAGAGGAGAAAGTAGTGGGAGCAGATCTAGGACAAGGTGTCTTTCAGTTcaattttgatgatgaagaggataTCCCGTCCATTTTACAGAATCGTCCGTACCATTTTGATGGTTGGATGGTTTCTCTGGAGAGATGGGAGCCGATCATTTCCTCCTCTTATCCTTCTGCGATTAACTTCTGGGTGAAGGTGACTGGGATTCCTATGCACTTGTGGGAGGTGGCAACCCTTGAAGCCATTGGTAAGAAGATTGGGAAGATTCAAGAGGTTGATGAGGAAGCGGGCAGTCTCTGTGTTTTTGTCAATGGGTTTAATCCTCTGATTTTCAAGATGGTGGTGCCTTTATCTACTGGTGATGAAATTGTAGTTTCCCTAGAGTATGAGAAATTGGTGGGTGTATGCGATCATTGCTCTAGGATGACTCATGATTCGAAAGTGTGTCCAGAGGTTCATAAGGTTGGTACGGGTCATGGTACTGATGAGCAGTCGGATAAAAGGGGTGGAAGCAAGAGTTGCATCATAACGTTGGGTGCTGGGAAAAGCCTaggaagcatgctaagagagcTTTAG